In a single window of the Amycolatopsis sp. cg5 genome:
- a CDS encoding ABC transporter permease has protein sequence MLRDTWLIFRKEMVAALRNPTWIMIGIMQPLLYLFLFGPLMVKAMQAQGLTEVDGWMLLTPALIAQLALFGSSFVGFGLLAEYRSGVVERMRVTPVSRAALLLGKVLANALQAVFQAVLIIALAYFVFDLNAPFVGVVLSLVIVFLLAVTLASCSYALALTLKSEESFPALLNAVLMPLLLLSGILLPITAGVAPAWLYNVSRINPFRHVVDVERNTFKGDFAMDAVFTGSVVVVVMAVLAIWWGARTFQRENA, from the coding sequence ATGTTGCGTGACACCTGGTTGATCTTCCGCAAGGAGATGGTCGCCGCGCTGCGCAATCCGACCTGGATCATGATCGGGATCATGCAGCCGCTGCTGTACCTGTTCCTGTTCGGTCCGCTGATGGTCAAGGCGATGCAGGCACAGGGACTGACCGAGGTGGACGGCTGGATGCTGCTCACCCCGGCGCTCATCGCGCAGCTGGCGCTGTTCGGCAGTTCGTTCGTCGGCTTCGGACTGCTCGCCGAGTACCGCTCCGGCGTGGTCGAGCGGATGCGGGTGACCCCGGTCAGCCGCGCGGCGCTGCTGCTCGGCAAGGTGCTGGCGAACGCGCTGCAGGCGGTGTTCCAGGCCGTGCTGATCATCGCGCTGGCGTATTTCGTGTTCGACCTGAACGCGCCGTTCGTCGGTGTGGTGCTGAGCCTGGTGATCGTGTTCCTGCTCGCGGTCACGCTGGCGTCGTGTTCGTACGCGCTGGCGCTGACGCTCAAGAGCGAAGAGTCGTTCCCGGCTCTGCTGAACGCGGTCCTCATGCCGCTGCTGCTGCTTTCGGGGATCCTGTTGCCGATCACCGCGGGCGTCGCGCCCGCGTGGTTGTACAACGTTTCCCGGATCAACCCGTTCCGGCACGTGGTCGACGTCGAGCGCAACACGTTCAAGGGCGACTTCGCGATGGACGCGGTCTTCACCGGCTCCGTGGTCGTCGTCGTGATGGCCGTTTTGGCGATTTGGTGGGGCGCGAGGACGTTCCAACGTGAAAACGCCTGA
- a CDS encoding MFS transporter, translating into MTATLETPPDAPARRRWWALGALALAQLLVIIDTTVVNIALPSTQRDLGMSDVARQWTISAYTLAFGGLLLLGGRLADRLGRKNTLLIGITGFALASAVGGAADGAAMLIAARATQGVFAALLAPSTISLLTLTFTDPKERAKAFGYFSAIIMSGAAVGLILGGALTEYLNWRWCLYVNLPIAVLAGVAGWFVLPKVPGHRTAKLDWLSGLLGSAGIVALVYGLSEAASQGWGSGLVLSCLGIAVAALVAFVVRQGMLPNPLLPLNVVTDRRRAAGYLTIGVASFGMFGMFLFLTYQLQAILGYGALAAGLAFLPLLGANLLVSSQISRRLLPRFGPRPFWVIGLTLLACGLFLLVWLTPGASYFGLILPAEVLLGAGVGLAMPVVMNVATSGIEPKDAGVASAFITTSQQVGASLGTASLNTIAASATVGTSATAIVHGYATASGWAAGIVLVMACVVGALARK; encoded by the coding sequence ATGACCGCGACACTCGAAACACCACCCGACGCGCCGGCCCGCCGCAGATGGTGGGCACTCGGCGCGCTCGCGCTCGCCCAGCTGCTGGTCATCATCGACACCACGGTCGTCAACATCGCCCTGCCGTCCACCCAGCGCGACCTCGGCATGTCCGACGTCGCGCGGCAGTGGACGATCAGCGCGTACACGCTCGCGTTCGGCGGGCTGCTGCTGCTCGGCGGGCGGCTCGCCGACCGGCTCGGGCGGAAGAACACGCTGCTCATCGGGATCACCGGGTTCGCGCTGGCGTCCGCGGTCGGTGGCGCGGCCGACGGCGCGGCCATGCTCATCGCGGCCCGCGCGACGCAGGGCGTGTTCGCCGCGCTGCTCGCGCCGTCGACGATTTCCTTGCTGACGCTGACGTTCACCGATCCGAAGGAGCGGGCGAAGGCGTTCGGCTACTTCAGCGCGATCATCATGTCGGGCGCGGCCGTCGGGCTGATCCTCGGCGGGGCGCTCACGGAGTACCTGAACTGGCGCTGGTGCCTGTACGTGAACCTGCCGATCGCGGTGCTCGCGGGCGTGGCGGGCTGGTTCGTGCTGCCGAAGGTTCCCGGTCACCGCACCGCGAAGCTCGACTGGCTCAGCGGTTTGCTCGGCAGCGCCGGGATCGTGGCACTCGTCTATGGGCTTTCCGAAGCGGCTTCACAGGGTTGGGGTTCCGGGCTGGTGCTCAGCTGCCTGGGTATCGCCGTGGCCGCGCTGGTCGCTTTCGTTGTACGCCAAGGAATGTTGCCGAACCCGTTGCTGCCGTTGAATGTGGTCACCGACCGGCGGCGGGCGGCAGGCTATCTGACGATCGGCGTGGCCTCGTTCGGCATGTTCGGGATGTTCCTTTTCCTTACCTACCAGCTGCAGGCGATACTGGGCTACGGCGCTTTGGCTGCTGGGCTGGCATTCCTGCCGCTACTCGGCGCGAATCTCCTTGTTTCATCACAGATTTCGCGGCGACTGCTGCCTCGTTTCGGGCCGCGCCCGTTTTGGGTGATCGGGTTGACGCTGCTGGCGTGCGGGCTCTTCCTGCTCGTCTGGCTGACGCCGGGTGCGTCCTACTTCGGCCTCATCCTGCCTGCCGAAGTGCTGCTCGGCGCCGGCGTCGGGCTGGCGATGCCGGTGGTGATGAACGTTGCCACGTCAGGGATCGAGCCGAAGGACGCGGGTGTCGCGTCGGCGTTCATCACGACCTCGCAGCAGGTCGGCGCGTCACTCGGCACGGCTTCGCTGAACACGATCGCGGCGAGCGCGACAGTGGGCACTTCGGCGACCGCGATCGTGCACGGCTACGCGACCGCCAGCGGCTGGGCGGCCGGGATCGTGCTCGTGATGGCTTGCGTCGTGGGCGCGCTCGCGCGGAAGTGA
- a CDS encoding ATP-binding cassette domain-containing protein, which translates to MIKARGLARRFTARGRTVDAVKGVDIDVEAGELVGFLGPNGAGKTTTLRMLTTLLKPTAGEAMVGGVDLLKDPLGVRKRIGYVAQGGGIAPEAKVGEEIELQGRLYGLSKADARARGAELTGRLDLSGLDQRLTKTLSGGQRRRLDIALGLIHSPGLIFLDEPTTGLDPQSRANLWEHIRRLRAEQGVTVFLTTHYLDEADSLSDRLIVIDNGEIVAEGSPDALKERVSGDGVVVGVPRESVSRAAEIAGRLQGAHEMSIVDDTIRFRVPRGDVAMPELLRALDGEDIAMRSMEVHRPTLDDVFFVLTGRSLRDAEEGAQAPAQEKEAADVA; encoded by the coding sequence ATGATCAAGGCACGCGGCCTCGCCAGGCGGTTCACCGCCAGGGGCCGCACGGTCGACGCCGTCAAGGGTGTCGACATCGACGTCGAAGCCGGCGAGCTCGTCGGCTTCCTGGGCCCGAACGGCGCGGGCAAGACCACCACCCTGCGCATGCTCACCACGCTGCTGAAGCCGACCGCCGGTGAGGCCATGGTCGGCGGGGTGGACCTGCTGAAGGACCCGCTGGGGGTACGCAAGCGGATCGGTTACGTCGCGCAGGGCGGCGGTATCGCGCCGGAAGCCAAGGTCGGCGAGGAGATCGAGCTGCAGGGCAGGCTGTACGGCTTGTCCAAAGCCGACGCGCGCGCCCGTGGCGCCGAGCTCACCGGCCGGCTGGACCTGTCCGGGTTGGACCAGCGGCTCACGAAAACACTGTCGGGCGGCCAGCGCAGGCGGCTCGACATCGCACTGGGGCTCATTCACTCACCCGGCCTGATCTTCCTGGACGAGCCGACCACCGGGCTCGACCCGCAGAGCCGGGCCAACCTGTGGGAGCACATCCGCAGGCTGCGCGCCGAGCAGGGCGTGACCGTCTTCCTGACGACGCACTACCTCGACGAGGCCGATTCGCTCTCCGACCGGCTGATCGTCATCGACAACGGCGAGATCGTCGCCGAAGGCAGCCCGGACGCCTTGAAGGAACGGGTGTCCGGCGACGGCGTGGTCGTCGGCGTGCCCCGCGAGTCCGTGTCACGGGCCGCGGAGATCGCCGGCCGCCTGCAGGGCGCGCACGAGATGTCCATTGTGGACGACACGATCCGGTTCCGGGTGCCGCGCGGCGACGTCGCGATGCCGGAGCTGCTGCGCGCGCTCGACGGCGAAGACATCGCGATGCGGTCGATGGAAGTGCACCGCCCGACCCTCGACGACGTGTTCTTCGTGCTCACCGGGCGCAGCCTGCGTGACGCCGAAGAGGGCGCGCAGGCGCCTGCGCAGGAGAAGGAGGCCGCCGATGTTGCGTGA
- a CDS encoding methionine ABC transporter ATP-binding protein, whose product MITLENLSKSFSANGNPVVALRDVSLDINAGSLFGVVGPAGSGKSTLARVVGLQERPDRGVVRLDGLNTGALDGRRLREIRRQVGVLDAKPELHAERTIAGNIASPLEQLGLDGPTRRTRVGNLLDLVGLTQRATQRPDELTAGQRRRVAVARALASSPSVLLADDPTSGIGSEESGAVLAVLDRARAELGVTVVLTTPDTSVVRRVCDDVAVLEAGSLIERGSVLDLITDPASRTAQALLPAIETTRAQAAKYERSVDVVLIGFAAIGALLPEAATRFDVELATIGGGVTRVGDTPVARFRLGIRGEQAQGALGWIAERGAHVAQPARTPQAIVAA is encoded by the coding sequence GTGATCACGCTTGAAAACCTGTCCAAGTCCTTCTCTGCCAACGGAAATCCGGTCGTCGCACTGCGCGACGTGAGCCTCGACATCAACGCCGGTTCGCTGTTCGGCGTCGTCGGTCCCGCCGGTTCCGGCAAGTCCACCCTCGCCCGCGTCGTCGGCCTGCAGGAGCGGCCCGACCGCGGTGTCGTCCGCCTCGACGGCCTCAACACCGGCGCGCTCGACGGCCGCAGGCTCCGGGAGATCCGCCGCCAGGTCGGCGTGCTCGACGCCAAGCCGGAGCTGCACGCCGAGCGCACCATCGCGGGCAACATCGCCTCCCCGCTGGAGCAGCTCGGTCTCGACGGCCCGACCCGGCGCACCCGCGTCGGCAACCTGCTCGACCTGGTCGGGCTCACCCAGCGCGCCACCCAGCGTCCCGACGAGCTGACCGCGGGCCAGCGCCGCCGCGTGGCCGTCGCCCGCGCGCTCGCCTCCAGCCCGTCGGTGCTGCTCGCCGACGACCCGACCTCGGGTATCGGATCCGAGGAGTCCGGCGCGGTGCTCGCCGTGCTCGACCGCGCGCGTGCCGAACTCGGGGTCACCGTCGTGCTGACCACGCCGGACACCAGCGTCGTCCGCCGGGTGTGCGACGACGTCGCGGTCCTCGAGGCAGGCAGCCTGATCGAGCGCGGTTCCGTGCTCGACCTGATCACCGACCCGGCCAGCCGCACCGCGCAGGCGCTGCTGCCCGCGATCGAGACCACCCGCGCGCAGGCCGCCAAGTACGAGCGCTCGGTGGACGTCGTGCTGATCGGCTTCGCGGCCATCGGCGCGCTGCTCCCCGAAGCGGCGACGCGGTTCGACGTCGAGCTCGCCACCATCGGCGGCGGGGTCACCCGCGTCGGTGACACCCCGGTCGCCCGCTTCCGCCTCGGCATCCGCGGCGAGCAGGCCCAGGGCGCGCTCGGCTGGATCGCCGAGCGTGGCGCGCACGTCGCCCAGCCCGCGCGCACCCCGCAGGCGATCGTTGCGGCTTAA
- a CDS encoding transglycosylase family protein produces MATLDRPAHGELDFSDDLAVTHQDVLAALGPDAEILMNEIDVDVDELIRLINAETTYLPPIVIPDEVSEDRVARQAVKVDPVVEATKTWKRRFLKGAVVAVLLTLTGGGAAALAMNKSVTVEVDGVSQTVHTYGDTVGEVLEDAELSVGAHDSLSPSPQAEVGDGGVIHLERGRQLNLVVDGAPAKQNWVRATNLGDALGQLGMTELLKPGTWTSMASTGALPLEGATVEVKTLKNIVLYDGGTEAKQIKTNAVTTKELLGELKVSLGPEDEAEGGLDLKLTDGAEVHVSRTGVTMVKEKETIAPPEQKVDDPDLDKGKTSVEDPGQAGEKMVTYKVTKKNDKEVGREQVSEEILTEAKPKIIHVGTKKPPVSIGDGSVWDQLAKCEAGGNWAANTGNGYYGGLQFNKSTWDAYGGSAYASMPHQASREEQISIAEKVRAGRGGSYSAWPACSRKLGLG; encoded by the coding sequence CTGGCGACGCTGGACCGGCCCGCGCACGGGGAGCTCGACTTCTCCGACGACCTCGCGGTCACCCATCAGGACGTGCTCGCCGCACTCGGCCCCGACGCCGAGATCCTGATGAACGAGATCGACGTCGACGTCGACGAGCTGATCCGGCTGATCAACGCGGAGACGACCTACCTCCCGCCGATCGTCATCCCCGACGAGGTCTCCGAAGACCGCGTGGCCCGCCAGGCCGTGAAGGTCGACCCGGTCGTCGAGGCCACCAAGACCTGGAAGCGCCGCTTCCTCAAGGGCGCCGTCGTCGCCGTGCTGCTCACCCTGACCGGTGGTGGCGCCGCCGCGCTGGCGATGAACAAGAGCGTCACCGTCGAGGTCGACGGCGTCTCGCAGACCGTCCACACCTACGGCGACACCGTCGGCGAGGTGCTCGAAGACGCCGAGCTGTCCGTCGGCGCGCACGACTCGCTGTCCCCCTCGCCGCAGGCCGAGGTCGGCGACGGCGGCGTCATCCACCTGGAGCGCGGCCGCCAGCTCAACCTGGTCGTCGACGGCGCTCCCGCCAAGCAGAACTGGGTCCGCGCCACCAACCTGGGCGACGCGCTGGGCCAGCTGGGCATGACCGAGCTGCTCAAGCCCGGCACCTGGACCTCCATGGCCTCCACCGGCGCGCTGCCCCTCGAGGGCGCCACCGTCGAGGTCAAGACCCTCAAGAACATCGTGCTCTACGACGGTGGCACCGAGGCGAAGCAGATCAAGACCAACGCGGTCACCACCAAGGAGCTGCTCGGCGAGCTTAAGGTCTCCCTCGGCCCCGAGGACGAGGCCGAGGGCGGTCTCGACCTCAAGCTGACCGACGGCGCCGAGGTGCACGTCAGCCGCACCGGCGTGACCATGGTCAAGGAGAAGGAGACCATCGCTCCGCCGGAGCAGAAGGTCGACGACCCCGACCTGGACAAGGGCAAGACCTCCGTCGAGGACCCTGGCCAGGCCGGCGAGAAGATGGTCACCTACAAGGTCACCAAGAAGAACGACAAAGAGGTCGGCCGCGAGCAGGTCTCCGAGGAGATCCTCACCGAGGCCAAGCCGAAGATCATCCACGTCGGCACCAAGAAGCCCCCGGTCAGCATCGGCGACGGCTCGGTCTGGGACCAGCTCGCCAAGTGCGAGGCAGGCGGCAACTGGGCGGCCAACACCGGCAACGGCTACTACGGCGGCCTCCAGTTCAACAAGTCGACCTGGGACGCCTACGGCGGCTCCGCGTACGCCTCCATGCCGCACCAGGCCTCCCGCGAAGAGCAGATCTCGATCGCCGAGAAGGTGCGCGCCGGTCGTGGCGGCTCGTACTCCGCCTGGCCTGCCTGCTCCCGCAAGCTCGGCCTCGGCTAG
- the rsmA gene encoding 16S rRNA (adenine(1518)-N(6)/adenine(1519)-N(6))-dimethyltransferase RsmA codes for MTELLGPAEIRGLAAELDVRPTKKLGQNFVHDPNTVRRIVELAGVGADDVVLEVGPGLGSLTLGLLAAGSSVVAVEIDPKLAARLPRTAAERAPEAAERLTVIGQDALKIKAGDLPAEPAALVANLPYNVAVPVVLQLLAELPSLQRALVMVQTEVADRMAAQPGSRIYGVPSVKLAWYGRAKKVAAVPRAVFWPVPNVDSALVSFERAQLESTVDRQKLFAVVDAAFSQRRKTLRAALATWAGSAERAGEILTSAGVDPKTRGEQLDVRAFERIALAAS; via the coding sequence GTGACTGAACTGCTCGGGCCTGCCGAGATCCGTGGGCTGGCCGCTGAGCTGGACGTGCGCCCGACCAAGAAGCTCGGGCAGAACTTCGTCCACGATCCCAACACCGTGCGCCGCATCGTCGAGCTCGCCGGGGTCGGCGCGGACGATGTCGTGCTGGAGGTCGGGCCGGGGCTCGGCTCGCTCACGCTGGGGCTGCTGGCGGCAGGCAGCAGTGTCGTCGCCGTCGAGATCGATCCCAAGCTCGCCGCCCGGCTGCCGCGGACCGCGGCCGAGCGTGCGCCGGAGGCCGCCGAGCGGCTGACCGTCATCGGGCAGGACGCGCTGAAGATCAAGGCGGGCGATCTGCCCGCCGAGCCCGCCGCGTTGGTCGCGAACCTGCCGTACAACGTCGCCGTGCCCGTCGTGCTCCAGCTGCTGGCCGAGCTGCCGAGTCTTCAGCGGGCGCTCGTAATGGTCCAGACCGAAGTGGCCGACCGGATGGCCGCCCAACCGGGCAGCCGGATTTACGGGGTGCCGAGCGTCAAGCTCGCGTGGTACGGCCGGGCCAAGAAGGTGGCAGCCGTGCCGCGTGCGGTGTTCTGGCCGGTGCCCAATGTCGACTCCGCGCTCGTTTCCTTCGAACGTGCGCAGCTTGAGTCCACTGTGGACCGGCAAAAGCTCTTCGCTGTCGTCGATGCCGCGTTTTCCCAGCGCAGGAAGACTTTGCGGGCAGCGCTCGCGACGTGGGCCGGTTCGGCCGAGCGCGCGGGTGAGATTCTCACGAGCGCGGGAGTAGATCCCAAGACGCGCGGTGAGCAGCTGGATGTACGTGCGTTCGAACGGATCGCGCTCGCCGCTTCGTAG
- a CDS encoding TetR/AcrR family transcriptional regulator has translation MAGRRTDTRDRIQDVALELFSEKGYDGTSLREIAERLDVTKAALYYHFRTKEDIVQGLVGDAAEGIAEIVEHGRALGPAEAKVEVLKRFAALIEGRLGQVMRFMQQNVPALKEMGLQHNLGEKMQGLFELLCASEEDAETQLRARLALVALVMGNNPLFGGGELARPDSEVALKVALELASPTGGSPATAT, from the coding sequence ATGGCAGGGCGGCGCACCGACACACGTGACCGGATCCAGGACGTCGCGCTCGAACTCTTCAGCGAGAAGGGCTACGACGGGACGTCGCTGCGCGAGATAGCCGAGCGGCTCGACGTCACCAAGGCCGCGCTGTACTACCACTTCCGCACCAAGGAAGACATCGTGCAAGGGCTGGTCGGCGACGCGGCCGAAGGCATCGCCGAGATCGTCGAGCACGGCCGCGCGCTCGGCCCCGCCGAGGCGAAGGTCGAGGTGCTCAAGCGGTTCGCCGCGCTCATCGAAGGCAGGCTCGGCCAGGTGATGCGCTTCATGCAGCAGAACGTCCCCGCGCTGAAGGAGATGGGCCTGCAGCACAACCTGGGCGAGAAGATGCAGGGCCTGTTCGAGCTGCTCTGCGCCTCCGAGGAGGACGCCGAGACCCAGCTGCGCGCGCGGCTCGCGCTGGTCGCGCTCGTCATGGGCAACAACCCGCTGTTCGGCGGTGGTGAGCTCGCCCGCCCGGATTCCGAGGTCGCGCTCAAGGTCGCGCTGGAGCTCGCTTCTCCTACCGGCGGCTCCCCGGCGACGGCAACGTAG
- the metG gene encoding methionine--tRNA ligase: protein MSTSVLTAVAWPYANGPRHIGHVSGFGVPSDVFSRYQRMAGNRVLMVSGTDEHGTPITVQADKEGLTSQQTADKYTRQIGEDLRGLGLTYDLFTRTTTGNHAHVVQEIFLALHRNGYVVPKTTVGAISPSTGRTLPDRYIEGTCPICGYDGARGDQCDNCGNQLDAQELINPKSRINGETPKFVETEHLFLDLPAFTQTLGKWLSTKTDWRSNVLNFTKNLVDDMRPRAITRDLDWGVKIPLDGWSDQPLKRFYVWFDAVIGYFSASVEWARRSGNPDAWQEWWLNPDAQTYYFMGKDNITFHAQIWPALLMGHNGEGDHGGEVGPYGKLALPGEVVSSEFLTMSGSKFSTSRGTVIYVNDFLRDFGPDSLRYFISVAGPETQDTDFTWDEFVRRTNFELANEWGNLVNRSISMAHKNVGAIPRPDAPAAADEELKALSRKAFEIAGGHLARSRFKMAAGEAMRVVTAANRYLSDQEPWKLKDDPARRDSVLHTALQVVSDANTLLTPFLPHSAQKVHEALGGTGVWASQPELRDVEDLDIPGRVNPILTGDYASEQARWESVPIEVGRPLEKPSPLFTKLDPELGETGPEWAPIVK, encoded by the coding sequence ATGAGTACCTCCGTGTTGACAGCGGTGGCCTGGCCGTACGCCAACGGCCCCCGCCACATCGGCCATGTGTCCGGATTCGGCGTCCCGTCCGACGTCTTCTCCCGCTACCAGCGAATGGCCGGCAACCGGGTCCTCATGGTCTCCGGCACGGACGAGCACGGCACCCCGATCACCGTCCAGGCGGACAAGGAAGGCCTCACCTCCCAGCAGACCGCCGACAAGTACACCCGCCAGATCGGCGAGGACCTGCGCGGCCTCGGCCTCACCTACGACCTGTTCACCCGCACCACCACCGGGAACCACGCCCACGTCGTCCAGGAGATCTTCCTGGCGCTGCACCGCAACGGCTACGTGGTGCCCAAGACGACCGTCGGCGCGATCAGCCCGTCCACCGGCCGCACGCTGCCCGACCGCTACATCGAGGGCACCTGCCCGATCTGCGGCTACGACGGGGCGCGCGGCGACCAGTGCGACAACTGCGGCAACCAGCTCGACGCGCAGGAACTGATCAACCCGAAGTCGCGGATCAACGGCGAGACGCCGAAGTTCGTCGAGACCGAGCACCTGTTCCTCGACCTGCCCGCCTTCACGCAGACGCTGGGCAAGTGGCTCTCGACGAAGACGGACTGGCGCTCGAACGTCCTCAACTTCACCAAGAACCTCGTCGACGACATGCGGCCGCGCGCGATCACGCGTGACCTGGACTGGGGCGTCAAGATCCCGCTCGACGGCTGGAGCGACCAGCCGCTGAAGCGGTTCTACGTCTGGTTCGACGCGGTCATCGGCTACTTCTCGGCCAGCGTCGAGTGGGCACGCCGCTCCGGGAACCCGGACGCGTGGCAGGAATGGTGGCTCAACCCCGACGCCCAGACCTATTACTTCATGGGCAAGGACAACATCACCTTCCACGCCCAGATCTGGCCCGCGCTGCTGATGGGCCACAACGGCGAGGGTGACCACGGTGGCGAGGTCGGCCCTTACGGCAAGCTCGCGCTGCCCGGTGAGGTCGTGTCGTCGGAGTTCCTGACCATGAGCGGGTCGAAGTTCTCGACCTCGCGCGGCACGGTCATCTACGTCAACGACTTCCTGCGCGACTTCGGGCCCGACTCGCTGCGCTACTTCATCTCGGTCGCGGGCCCCGAGACCCAGGACACCGACTTCACCTGGGACGAGTTCGTCCGGCGCACCAACTTCGAGCTGGCCAACGAGTGGGGCAACCTGGTCAACCGGTCCATCTCGATGGCGCACAAGAACGTCGGCGCCATCCCGCGTCCCGACGCGCCCGCCGCCGCGGACGAGGAGCTCAAGGCGCTCTCGCGCAAGGCGTTCGAGATCGCGGGCGGGCACCTGGCGCGCTCGCGGTTCAAGATGGCCGCCGGTGAGGCCATGCGCGTCGTCACGGCCGCGAACCGGTACCTGTCCGACCAGGAGCCGTGGAAGCTCAAGGACGATCCCGCGCGGCGCGACAGCGTGCTGCACACCGCGCTGCAGGTCGTCTCGGACGCCAACACGCTGCTGACGCCGTTCCTGCCGCACTCGGCGCAGAAGGTGCACGAGGCGCTGGGCGGCACGGGCGTCTGGGCGTCGCAGCCGGAGCTGCGGGACGTCGAGGACCTCGACATCCCCGGCCGGGTCAACCCGATCCTCACCGGTGACTACGCGAGCGAGCAGGCGCGCTGGGAGTCGGTGCCGATCGAGGTCGGCAGGCCGCTTGAGAAGCCGAGCCCGCTGTTCACCAAGCTCGACCCGGAACTGGGCGAGACGGGCCCCGAGTGGGCTCCGATCGTCAAGTGA
- a CDS encoding PadR family transcriptional regulator encodes MSATRLLVLGVVRMYGQAHGYQVRRELLSWSADKWGNVQPGSIYHALKKMTVENLLEQVADTGESGGPDRTAYRLTAEGEEEFETLLSTALSTNDPSPYTLSAAVTFMTALPRERVVSLLKHRLMQMEGQEQASLYAREHFTDFAKPAHVSELYRMWHAHAETDVRWLREMIGRLEQGEYVMAGEDETVFGEPTA; translated from the coding sequence TTGTCGGCGACGCGTTTGCTCGTGCTCGGGGTCGTACGGATGTACGGCCAGGCGCACGGCTACCAGGTGCGCCGCGAGCTGCTGTCGTGGTCGGCCGACAAGTGGGGCAACGTGCAGCCGGGCTCCATCTATCACGCACTCAAGAAGATGACCGTCGAGAACCTGCTCGAACAGGTCGCCGACACCGGCGAGAGCGGCGGGCCGGACCGGACCGCGTACCGGCTGACCGCCGAGGGCGAAGAGGAATTCGAGACGCTGCTCAGCACGGCGCTGTCGACGAACGACCCGAGCCCGTACACGCTCTCCGCGGCCGTCACCTTCATGACCGCGCTCCCCCGCGAGCGCGTCGTAAGCCTTCTCAAGCACCGGCTGATGCAGATGGAAGGCCAGGAGCAGGCGTCGCTTTACGCCCGCGAGCATTTCACGGACTTCGCCAAGCCCGCGCACGTCAGCGAGCTGTACCGGATGTGGCACGCGCACGCCGAGACCGACGTGCGCTGGCTGCGGGAGATGATCGGCCGCTTGGAGCAGGGCGAGTACGTCATGGCGGGCGAAGACGAGACCGTCTTCGGCGAGCCCACCGCCTAA
- a CDS encoding TatD family hydrolase has translation MSKPPREKPPVPDRLPVSVVDSHTHLDACGAVTADDVREIVDRAERAGVGRVVTVADDLASAQWAAEASTWDERVFAAVAVHPTRTKEFGEAERSEVERLAKQPRVVAVGETGLDYYWDYSPHDAQQEAFRWHIDLAKRVGKPLMIHDRDAHEDVLRVLAEEGAPADVVFHCFSGDEVIARRCVDAGYVLSFAGTVTFKNARSLREAARLVPSEQFLVETDAPFLTPHPFRGQPNEPYCAAYTVRNLAEVRGVGVHEIAESARLNAERVFRLLSVTGG, from the coding sequence GTGAGCAAGCCACCTCGCGAGAAGCCACCGGTGCCGGACAGGCTGCCGGTATCGGTGGTGGACTCGCACACCCACCTCGACGCGTGCGGCGCGGTCACGGCCGACGACGTGCGCGAGATCGTCGACCGCGCCGAGCGCGCCGGGGTGGGCCGGGTGGTGACCGTCGCGGACGACCTCGCCTCGGCCCAGTGGGCCGCCGAGGCGTCCACCTGGGACGAGCGGGTGTTCGCGGCCGTCGCCGTGCATCCCACGCGGACCAAGGAGTTCGGCGAGGCCGAGCGGTCCGAAGTGGAGCGGCTGGCCAAGCAGCCCCGGGTGGTCGCGGTCGGGGAGACCGGTCTCGACTACTACTGGGACTACTCGCCGCACGACGCCCAGCAGGAGGCGTTCCGGTGGCACATCGACCTCGCCAAGCGGGTCGGCAAGCCGCTGATGATCCACGACCGCGACGCCCACGAGGACGTGCTGCGGGTCTTGGCGGAGGAGGGCGCGCCGGCCGACGTCGTGTTCCACTGCTTCTCCGGCGACGAGGTGATCGCGCGGCGCTGCGTCGACGCGGGCTACGTCCTGTCGTTCGCGGGGACCGTGACGTTCAAAAACGCGCGTTCTTTGCGGGAAGCGGCGCGATTGGTCCCTTCGGAGCAATTCCTGGTGGAAACGGACGCGCCATTCCTGACTCCGCATCCGTTCCGCGGGCAGCCGAACGAGCCCTATTGCGCGGCCTACACGGTGCGTAACCTCGCCGAGGTCAGGGGCGTCGGAGTGCACGAGATCGCCGAGTCCGCGCGGCTGAACGCCGAGCGGGTGTTCCGACTCCTCAGCGTCACAGGGGGTTGA